CTATCACTCGGGCGAGACCTCCGATCTCGAGTTCGTGGTGCGGCGCCTCATCGCGGCGGCTCCCGGCGCGCCCATCGGTCTCGCCGGCGTCTCGCTGGGGGGCAACGTCATCCTGAAGTGGCTGGGGGAGGGGGGCGAGACGGTGCCCGAGGAGGTCACCGCCACGGTGGCCATCTCGGTGCCCTTCGATCTCGCCGCGTGCGCGGCGGTGCTCGACCGTGGTCTGAACCGCCTCCTCTACACCGCGCACTTCCTCCGGACGATGAAGCCCAAGGTTCGCGCGAAGGCCGCGCTCTACGGCGAGCGCGTGGACGTGCGCGCGGCGATGCGCGCACGGACCTTCCGCCTCTACGATCGCCTGGTGACCGCGCCGATCTTTGGCTTCGCCGACGAGGAGGACTATTGGCGCCGGTGCAGCAGCGGGCCCTATCTCTCGAAGATCCGTCGCCACACCCTGCTGATCAGCGCCGTCAACGATCCCTTCATCCCGCCGGGGACCTTGCCGCGCGCGGAGGTGGAGCGCTCGCCGTGGCTCGAAGCGGTGTTCCCCGCCGAGGGCGGCCACGCGGGCTTTCTCGAGGGCGGCGGCGCGGGACCGTCGTGGGCGGAACGGCGGGCGGTGGAGTTCCTCGCGCGACACCTCGGACCCTCTGCTAGGATGCCCCAGTGATCCGTGACGCCTACGGCCTCGAGCTGACCACCGCCTCGCGCGAGGCCGCCGAT
The window above is part of the Candidatus Methylomirabilota bacterium genome. Proteins encoded here:
- a CDS encoding alpha/beta fold hydrolase, producing the protein MTAAPADYRPPWWLRGRHLQSLWGPLRRRPRRPAFRRERWDTPDGDFLDLDWLAASPARAGSPCVVVLHGLEGSSESHYVLGLMGLVEEAGWRGVVVHFRSCSGELNRLGRLYHSGETSDLEFVVRRLIAAAPGAPIGLAGVSLGGNVILKWLGEGGETVPEEVTATVAISVPFDLAACAAVLDRGLNRLLYTAHFLRTMKPKVRAKAALYGERVDVRAAMRARTFRLYDRLVTAPIFGFADEEDYWRRCSSGPYLSKIRRHTLLISAVNDPFIPPGTLPRAEVERSPWLEAVFPAEGGHAGFLEGGGAGPSWAERRAVEFLARHLGPSARMPQ